CATCTGTAAAATCGGTTATCCGGTCGTTAAACGCGCCCATTTCATCGTTGAAAAAATAAGCAGCCGAATGTGTAAAAAACTTAATGCCCAGCATAGTATGCCGCCCCTTGGACCGGATGGCCAGGGGTTTTGTAATTTGTCCCCATAGCTCAATAGGCGGCGTTTTCAGAAATTCGTGATCAACCAGCGATTCCCAGGTACCACTACCCAGGTTAAAGATAACTTCCATATCGCCGCTCGGAAATACGGTATCCTCAAATTCCGCGTCCGAATCTGATTCAAAAATATAATAATGCCTTACATAAGGCTTTAAAATATCCGATGGAAAAAAGTGTTTAAATTCCATAATGAGCCCCCTCTAAATAGCATAGCTTTCATGAGCACCAAAAACAATCAAACTGCGAATAATCTCCCCCGGCAGGGGAGACTTAATTTCGAGATAGATAAATTCAGAATCGACCATTAGCTCAATTCTATTAAAGTGTAATAGTTATTTTGAAAGTTTTACTAATGTGAATTTACGGTTCTTCTGTAACATCATTCCTAATTTATTGCATTATTTATGGCGGTCGCTGCTGAATGAATCGCGAAACATTTTCCAGCCTGCTGGTGTCTTCTTCCACAACACCAGGAATTTACCTTCGTCAAACAGCTTATTATTCACATCGTACGATTTCCAAAGTCCTACTTCGGTTACGTAGTGCCCGCCATCGCCAAATACGTCAAGGGTAATAAATTTGCCGTTCCGTAACCCTATTTTGTCATAAGCTATCTTAAAAAACTTAAGCGGTGCATCGGCTCCCTTCATGGCCGGAGCATTTGGAGGCATTATCCAGCAATCTTTTGCATACCGGTTGATAAATATAGCCGGATCGTTTTTAACAAAAGCCTGGAAATAAACGCGGTTACTTTCCGCTATCGCTTTTTTAGCTTCGGCCAGATCTTGGTTTTTACTTTTTTGCTGGGCATTGCCGGTATAAAATACCGATGATAAGGCCAGGGTAATAATAAGGGTGATTTTAAACATAACAACAATATTTGATTGATGATACAAAGCTATTGTTGCTAATGGTGACAAAATTGTA
The genomic region above belongs to Mucilaginibacter sp. KACC 22773 and contains:
- a CDS encoding YybH family protein; amino-acid sequence: MFKITLIITLALSSVFYTGNAQQKSKNQDLAEAKKAIAESNRVYFQAFVKNDPAIFINRYAKDCWIMPPNAPAMKGADAPLKFFKIAYDKIGLRNGKFITLDVFGDGGHYVTEVGLWKSYDVNNKLFDEGKFLVLWKKTPAGWKMFRDSFSSDRHK